From the genome of Aggregicoccus sp. 17bor-14:
ACGCGCGCAGCGGCGGCTTCGACCTGTGGAGCGGCTCGCGCCCGCTGCTCTCCTACGCGCGCACCCACGGCCTGCAGGTGGTGGGCATCGATCGGCGCGCCCAGGGCGAGCGCTCGCTCAGCCTGCGAGACGCGTACGCGGCCGAGCGCATCGCGCGCGCCGCGAGCGCCGCGGATCGCCCGCTGGTGATGGTGCTGGTGGGCCAGTACCACGTGACCCCCTGCCACCTGCCCGCGCAGGTGGAGCACGCGCTGGGCGAGGAGGCCCCGCGCAAGGGGCTCGTCGTCTACCAGAACTGCGAGGGCATCTACTGGCAGCTCGCGCGCCAGGGACGCGTGGGCTCGGTGGAGGCGGTGGAGCTGGAGGATGGCTCGCTCTGCCTGCTCAACGCCTCCCCCGTGGTGTGCCAGCAGAGCTTCCTGGACTACCTGGAGGCGGAGTCCGGGGATGCCCCGTTGCGGGACCGCAGCGCGAGCGAGCGCTTCAAGGAGATGGCGCTGCTCATCGCGCGCTTCGCCTCGGTGTCCGTGACGGAGGCCGTGGAGGAGGTGGAGGTGGTGACGGCGGCGGACGTGACGGCGCTCGAGCGCATCCAGCGCCGCGGCCGCTTCAGCGCGAGCGAGCTGGAGAAGCTGCGCCGCCACATCCTCAGCCGCGAGAGCAGCTACATCCCGCGCGCGCGCACCGCCTACCTCGCCTCGCTCTCGCTCAACCACGCGGCCGAGGAGGCCGCCCACTTCGTGCGCCACTGCGGCGTGGGCGATGCGATGGACCGCCCGCGCAGCGCCTCGGACGCCTTCTATGCGCGCTGCCTCGAGGAGGCGCTGGGCTTCTTCGGCTCGAAGCTGGTGAACCCGCGCCGCGGCTGCGCGAGCACCGCGGACTGGGCCCGCCAGTTCGCCGCGGGCCGCGGCGTGGAGCGGCAGGTGGCCGCCTTCGTGCTCGCGCACAAGGCGGCGGAGGCGGAAGGACCGGACGAGGCCGTGAAGCTGCTGCCGCTGCGCCGCGACCGGCTCTTCCACGGCGTTTCGCATGCCCTCGGCTACCAGCTCGGGGACGCGCTCTACCGCGCCTTCGACGCGGGCCGCGTGGACCGCGCCGCCCTGCGCGCCCTCTTCCGCGACCCCTTCGAGGACCCGCGCGCCGCCTACTTCGCGTGGGTGCGGCGCCTGTCGGCCTGAGCGGCGCCGCTTCGCTGACTCTTGTGTCAATCCGGGCTGCCCCGCCGCGCGCGGGGCGCGCTAGGCTCTGCCCTGCCCGGCTTCGGGCAGCGCCGACACGGAGGGAGCCGCCATGAAGATGAAGGAGCGCGTGGAGCAGCTCGCGCAGCAGCGCGCCCGCAGCGAGGCCATGGGCGGGCCCGAGCGCGTGGAGCGCCAGCGCGCCCGCGGCAAGCTCGATGCGCGCGCGCGGCTCCAGCTGCTCTTCGACCCGGGCACCTTCGAGGAGCTCGGCCTGCTCGCGGCGCACGAGGGAAACCTCCCCGAGGAGGAGGACGCGGGAAAGCCCTCCTCCGCCGACGGCGTCATCACGGGCGTCGGCGAGATCGACGGGCGGCCCGTGGCGGCCGCGGTCTACGACTTCACGGTGTTCGGCGGCTCCATCGGCGAGGTGGGCGAGCGCAAGGTGGCGCGGCTGCGCGACGTGGCCCTCAAGAGCCGCCTGCCCAT
Proteins encoded in this window:
- a CDS encoding ChaN family lipoprotein — translated: MRASLDLHLALFRRQKAQIAAAVEGQTAAFRAYEARHRRRTADFRRPVRASTLPARVRSADIVYVGDYHTLPLAQQTYLSLVERARESGRRVVLALECVEGRHQPAVDRFLRGELDEAQLYARLGHARSGGFDLWSGSRPLLSYARTHGLQVVGIDRRAQGERSLSLRDAYAAERIARAASAADRPLVMVLVGQYHVTPCHLPAQVEHALGEEAPRKGLVVYQNCEGIYWQLARQGRVGSVEAVELEDGSLCLLNASPVVCQQSFLDYLEAESGDAPLRDRSASERFKEMALLIARFASVSVTEAVEEVEVVTAADVTALERIQRRGRFSASELEKLRRHILSRESSYIPRARTAYLASLSLNHAAEEAAHFVRHCGVGDAMDRPRSASDAFYARCLEEALGFFGSKLVNPRRGCASTADWARQFAAGRGVERQVAAFVLAHKAAEAEGPDEAVKLLPLRRDRLFHGVSHALGYQLGDALYRAFDAGRVDRAALRALFRDPFEDPRAAYFAWVRRLSA